The Pongo abelii isolate AG06213 chromosome 7, NHGRI_mPonAbe1-v2.0_pri, whole genome shotgun sequence genome contains the following window.
CAACCTACCGCACAGCCAGCGACCGGCCGAGGCCATTGGCGCCGCGCTGCTGGCCGGAGCGCGGCCCGCGCTCTACAGGGCTACGGACTGCAGCCAGCCGTGGCCCAGGGCGCCGCGCGGGGCGCTGGTGGTCTCGCTGCCCGTGGGTCTGGACTTTGTGTGCCTGCAGGAGGTATTCGATCTGCGCGCGGCTCGTCGCTTGGTGAATCGCCTGGCGCCCAACCTGGGCTCGTTGCTGTACGACGTGGGCACGCTCGGCCTAAAGCCCGGGCCGCACCTCAAGCTGCTGGACAGCGGGCTGCTGCTGGCCTCGCGCTACCCACTGCTGCGCACCACCGTCGGTTGCTTCCCCCACGCACGTGGCGAGGACGCGCTGGCCTCCAAGGGACTATTGTCCGCACAGATATTGGCCTACCCGGTGCAGCCCGCAGAGGGGGCGGTGGTTCCGCCAAGAAGGCGGAGGAAGCTGGGGCCGTCCGTGGTGTTGCAAGCGAGGCTGGGCAGCCTGGACCGGCGCCGCATCGTGGGATTCCTGCACTGCACGTATTTGCAAGCACTGGCTGGTGAGCCCTGCGGATGGGTCCTCGGAACAGGTCCCGCCTCTCCGTAGCGGCTGCTGATCCCTACATTCGCCTGCACCCcgtcccccacctcccaccctttgTTCACTGCCCCAGGCACCGGAATTCCTGAGAAGTGCCTGTCGGGGCTCACAGATCAGGAACTGGGGAGACGGGAGCTGACTGTCCAGGATGCGGGTTCGAATCTGGAGCCaagcccaccccacccccctcccccacgCAGAGGACGGGCCCTTGCGCAGCAAACAGCTGAGGCTGCTGCTGGACTGGGCCGAGTTTGGGGCCGAGAAGTTTGAGGCCGACAGAGAACAAAGTGGAGAGGTCGTGACTTTCAGCGTGCTCCTGGGCGACCTAAACTTCGACAACTGCTCGAAAGGTCCAGCAGGAGGGGAGAGCTAGGAGGGAGGGGCGGAGCCAGGAGGCCCGGCCCCGCCCACGGCGCGCCCGCCTCTCTCCGCAGACCACCGGCTGCAGCAGGAGCACGAGCTCTTCCGCTGCTTCCAGGATCCCTGCCGGCTGGGCACGCGCCAAAAGCAGCCCTGGGCCCTGGGTATCGCGCTTGGGGGGAGGGTACCACCGCCGGCTGGGCGCCCGCCAAGAGCAGCCCTGGGCCCTGGGTATCGTGCTTAGGGGGAGGGTACCGGAGCGGGAAGTGGACCTGGGGAGCGCCGTCGGCCGAGGCTCTGGCTGATGCCGCCCTCCCCCGGATCCCCCAGGGACAGCGCTGAGCACCTCCGTGCTCCATCACTCCGTGGCCTCCTCCCCCAAGATGCCGAGGCGGTGAGTGGCGACCTGGAAGTAGGCACTGCCCACCCGAAGCGCGCAGAGGGGCCCTGGCCTTGATGACACCGCCCCCCCTACCAGGGCCCTGGAGCAGGAGAAAGGGCGCCACCTCTACCTGGCCGGCCCTCCCGGCAGAAGCCGCTGAGCTAAGCCCTGGAGAGGTCGGCGCCTGGACTACATCACGTACCGCGGAGTTCCCGGGTGGCTGGGCCTGCGGCACTGGGACGACCCTCAACCTGACTCCCAcccccaggaggtggagcaggTGACGTTCAGTACCGCCCTGGCGGGGCTCACGGACCACCCGGCAGTGGGCCTGCAGCTTCGAGTCTCAGTGTCCTCCTAAGGCAAGCACAGATGACAGGCGCGCAGCTGGCGCGCACAGACACGACTCGGAGCACGAACTAGGCGCGGTAGCCGCGTGCCCAGAACGGGGCGACTTAAGGCATCTTTATTGAGGGATCCTCACACGGCCTCCTGGGCCCGGCGATACTCATAGACGCTGCCGTGCTCGGGAAAGGCCAGTGCTTGCGGGGGCGACCCCGGCGGTAGGGCGGGGTCCTCCGGGTCCCCATAGCCACCGCCGCCGGGCGTGTGGAGACAGAACACATCCtgttggggggggcgggggggaggcGGGCTCAGTGCAGGTGTGGCCCCTCCCTGTCACCTGCGCAGTCCCCTCCCCACCGGGCAGCGTCCATCACCCGCCCCCATGGACCACGGAGGCCCGGTACGCGCCCCCCTTCCTTCCGGGGCCAAATTAAACTCGGCCTCTGGTCATGTCTGCAACTGTTTCCCCTCTGTGGGGTGGGGCCGGGAGGGGAGGGAGACAGGACAGGCCGCAGCCCTTACCCCGGGGTACACGGTCACCGATGTCTTGCCGCCCAGGTTCACCGTCCGGCCGTTTTTGCGGATCAGCAGGTTTAGGCCGCGGGCGCCGGGCTCGCCCCCTGCGGAGGGAGGCGAGGAGTCCAGAGGGaccgggggcgggggcggggcggggcggggagggccGCGGGGGCTGGGGAACCACGCACCGTGGAGCCCGTACGGCCGGAAGGCGCGGCGCTCGGTCAGCACTGACAGCAGCGCCTCCTCACGAAAGAGCAGCTCGCGGGTGACGCCGTCGCCGCCCCGGAAGCGGCCTCTGCCCCCCGAGCCCCGCCGCAGCTCGAAGCGGCGCAGGATGACCGGGTACCTgcgagggcgagggcgagggcgaggACGAGGGCAAAGACTCAGCGTGGCCCGAGCCCCGGCTCCCACCCGGCCGTGCCCCAGCCTCCGCGCACGCCGCTCACCGGCTCTCCAGGATCTCAGGGT
Protein-coding sequences here:
- the LOC129060858 gene encoding sphingomyelin phosphodiesterase 5-like, producing the protein MLTCVGAGTGEPEAAHTVRSSPALRRSHSRTVVLHVPLAASRPRLRSLRQHLTGFAHRLCHAAFTPVYRAIPARLAPGAARPPPLGPRAALPGLLGPGPAAGWLRGAAGGGAVLLLLLLVVGLPPALPGLPLWLKLQVWRRPFCYRPLRCAGRRPPAEPGRCFVFLTANLCLLPDGLARFSNLPHSQRPAEAIGAALLAGARPALYRATDCSQPWPRAPRGALVVSLPVGLDFVCLQEVFDLRAARRLVNRLAPNLGSLLYDVGTLGLKPGPHLKLLDSGLLLASRYPLLRTTVGCFPHARGEDALASKGLLSAQILAYPVQPAEGAVVPPRRRRKLGPSVVLQARLGSLDRRRIVGFLHCTYLQALAGTALSTSVLHHSVASSPKMPRRALEQEKGRHLYLAGPPGRSR